In the Wyeomyia smithii strain HCP4-BCI-WySm-NY-G18 chromosome 2, ASM2978416v1, whole genome shotgun sequence genome, one interval contains:
- the LOC129725147 gene encoding cilia- and flagella-associated protein 299-like, with protein MKLTEDDVCLLEFSSYQEYLQSLVTTQDLRYLGHEENGIRLYQTGYRSLTQAAFESRRAEIADILYATQDRNVYFSRDIQSSDHFLGELATRERPNRLGMLSTIIYIRYYRKNAEISGYIDYEHALRRTNKDKENALDWKLIFKGEQILYPTKFDLSYYNSRTDKVFKRNSRNYIVSCDPFRGIVFRNIHDRKDILPDPIARYFGTNTTRTELDSNIHEQVVLYDHVVRKNF; from the exons ATGAAATTAACTGAGGATGACGTTTGTCTGTTGGAGTTCTCATCGTATCAAGAATATCTTCAGAGCCTTGTAACTACGCAAGATCTTCGATATCTAGGGCATGAAGAAAATGGAATCCGTTTATATCAAACGGGATATAG GTCACTGACCCAGGCTGCATTCGAAAGTCGTCGAGCTGAAATAGCAGATATTTTGTATGCCACCCAAGACCGTAATGTGTATTTTAGTCGAGATATACAATCATCGGATCATTTCCTTGGTGAATTGGCAACACGAGAACGGCCAAATAGACTAGGAATGCTATCG actattatttatattcGATATTATCGGAAAAATGCCGAAATTTCTGGTTATATCGACTACGAGCATGCTCTGAGGCGAACTAATAAAGACAAAGAAAATGCACTAGATTGGAAGTTGATTTTTAAAGGAGAACAGATACTTTATCCAACTAAATTTGATCTTTCCTATTATAACTCAAGAACAGATAAGGTTTTTAAAAGGAACTCACGAAACTATATCGTATCATGCGACCCCTTTAGAGGTATAGTTTTTAGGAATATACATGATCGTAAGGACATCCTGCCAGATCCGATTGCAAGATATTTCGGAACAAATACTACACGAACTGAACTTGATAGTAACATTCATGAGCAAGTAGTTCTGTACGATCATGTCGTGCGcaaaaatttttaa